From a region of the Procambarus clarkii isolate CNS0578487 chromosome 2, FALCON_Pclarkii_2.0, whole genome shotgun sequence genome:
- the LOC138367098 gene encoding uncharacterized protein: MLKNAPNKLGGNRYKVQTLSQMGGASCGDTVRRMMRRIGTYGVWSQYSLVGRKRKRVFKTLDICNVIIKACINTHTNATERDVETSIADMLKNAPNKHGGNRYKGGEARIHVHHIAESDMTNNENSGEPGAWHTAESSLMSI; encoded by the exons atgttgaagaacgccccaaacaaactcggtggaaacagatacaag gtccagacgctgtctcaaatgggcggtgcaagctgtggagacacagtgagacgaatgatgaggaggatagggacctatggggtctggtctcagtattcactcgttgggcgcaagaggaaacgtgtcttcaaaaccttggatatttgtaatgtaataataa aagcctgtatcaacacccacactaatgcaactgaaagagatgttgagacaagtattgctgatatgttgaagaacgccccaaacaaacacggtggaaacagatacaag ggtggtgaagcaagaatacatgtgcatcacatagcagagtcggatatgacgaataatgaaaacagcggagagcctggtgcatggcataccgctgaatcttctctaatgtctatatag